The following nucleotide sequence is from Psychroserpens sp. Hel_I_66.
TAACGTGTACCTACACAACGGTTATAAGCCATGTGGTTTTGACCTTGACGACCATGTGATGATGCTGCCACAGGGCAAACAGTCTCACAAGGTGCGTGGTTACAGTGTTGACACATTACCGGTTGGAACGCTACTTGAGGATTATCTGCTGGATGTTCTAATTCACCAAAACCTGATAATGATCCCTTATCTCCCCAAAGACCAGAAAATTCTTCTTTTTTTGTATCATCTTCAGAAAAAGTATCTTCCGAAGAATAATATCTATCGATACGTAACCAGTGCATATCACGACTACGTCTAATTTCTTCTTTACCTACAACTGGTACATTATTTTCTGCATGGCAAGCAATAACACATGCTCCACATCCTGTACAAGCATTTAAATCTATAGATAGGTTGAAATGGTGACCGATTGAGCGATCAAATTCATCCCATAAATCAACTTCTGGAGAAGTCACAGGTGTTTCCTCATGGTTTAATGATACCATTGGGATTCTGTTCCATCCATTTTTGTGATCCTGACTATCGTAAGTATTAAATATCTCTAAAGTAGTTTCTTTAATAATATCACCACGACCCATTAATGTGTTTTGCAACTGTACACATGCAAACTCATGCATTCCTGCTGCTTTTTTAATGGATACGTTTTGAGTTGTATTGAAATCTTGGTATAACGGGTAAGCGTTAACACCAGTCATCATTTCTTCTTTTAAGCCTGCTGTTCTACCATAACCTAATGACAGGCCTATAGAACCTCTAGCTTGTCCTGGCTGAATAATTACAGGCACATTTTTAACAGTCACACCATTCACTGTAACATCTGCATAGCTACCATCTAAAGCTCCTGTTGCTACATGGATATTCTCTAATCCCGCTGCTTTTGCATCTGCTGCAGATATTGTTAAATAATTATCCCAAGATGTTCTTGTAATAGGATCTGGAAATTCTTGTAACCAAGGGTTGTTAGCATCTTGACCGTCACCCATACCAACTTTAGTATAAAGCGACAATTCCATACCTTCAGACTTAGCACTAGATACTAAGTTTCTTGCTGCGGTTCCTGCACTAATCGCAGTTACAGCAGTAGACTCATTAGACCCATAAGTGGTAGATGACGATGTTGTTGTTACCAACTCATCTTTATCTTCATCTTTAATTCCAACTCCTACAGCTACGTCATGAATAACGCCTCCTAGGAATGTTCTGTCTTTTTTATCTTTTAATTCAGTTGATGTTTCCGAAGTAGTTGTAGTTGACGCTCCATTTGGTGCACTTGAAAATGCTCCAGATACGTAAACACCATCTTGCAATGCTTTATTGAACGAACCACCAGACCATCCTGATTTGATATATTCGCGGTATGTTTGATCACTTCCAGTCCACATTAATAATGCTTGTTGAAATTGACGTGTATCAAATAAAGGACGAATAGTTGGTTGCATTAAACTGAAATGCCCTTTCTTAAGTTCTACATCTCCCCAAGACTCTAAGTAATGAGGTGCTGCAGCGATATATTGAGACACTTTTGCAGTCTCGTCTGCTTTTAATGAAAAAGCGATAGATAATTCTGTTTTTTCGAGACCTTCAGCAAAATCTGAAGCATTTGGAAGTGTGTACATTGGGTTAACACCACTCATGATGATACCGCCAATGCGACCAGCTTTCATATCTGCTACTAATTTGGTTACCCCTTCATTACTACCTTGTCTCGTTAAAATAGGAGTTGAAGAATCAAAAGCCTTACTTCCGAGTTTCTCATTGATTGCTAATGCGACAGTTTGTGCATTTACATCTTGAATACCTGTAACTAAAACTCCGTTACTTCCAGCTTTATCCAATTCTGAAGCTGCTTGTTGAACAGCTGCATTAATAGATTCTGGTAAATCTGTTGACGCAGATCCACCTACTATTAAACTATATAATTTTGCTAATACTTGTTTTTGTTGACTTGGCGTTAATGGTACACGTTTATCTGCATTTGCACCAGATAAAGACATATTTGATTCAAACTGGATGTGGCGCGACATTTTTCCGTTCTTCGGAATACGTCCTTGCGCATACCCTGAATCAAATCCTCCACCTTGCCAATCACCTAAGAAATCTGCTCCTACTGAAACAATAGTCATTGCTTTAGAGAAATCGTAACTAGCCATTCCGCG
It contains:
- a CDS encoding TAT-variant-translocated molybdopterin oxidoreductase, with the translated sequence MSSNKKYWKSVEELKDNSSIVETLKQNEFVQEIPTDEFLGNKKSLESSSTTRRDFLKYVGFSTAAASLAACEGPVIKSIPYVVQPESIIPGVANYYATTIANGFDFASVLVKTREGRPIKIENNNLAKTHNGANARVNASVLGLYDNLRVKSPMKGDAVISWETFDSETNQKLTDIKNGGKEIVLLTQTFASPSTTRLISEFKSKYGNVRHVVYDAVSESATLDAFEGKYGTRGMASYDFSKAMTIVSVGADFLGDWQGGGFDSGYAQGRIPKNGKMSRHIQFESNMSLSGANADKRVPLTPSQQKQVLAKLYSLIVGGSASTDLPESINAAVQQAASELDKAGSNGVLVTGIQDVNAQTVALAINEKLGSKAFDSSTPILTRQGSNEGVTKLVADMKAGRIGGIIMSGVNPMYTLPNASDFAEGLEKTELSIAFSLKADETAKVSQYIAAAPHYLESWGDVELKKGHFSLMQPTIRPLFDTRQFQQALLMWTGSDQTYREYIKSGWSGGSFNKALQDGVYVSGAFSSAPNGASTTTTSETSTELKDKKDRTFLGGVIHDVAVGVGIKDEDKDELVTTTSSSTTYGSNESTAVTAISAGTAARNLVSSAKSEGMELSLYTKVGMGDGQDANNPWLQEFPDPITRTSWDNYLTISAADAKAAGLENIHVATGALDGSYADVTVNGVTVKNVPVIIQPGQARGSIGLSLGYGRTAGLKEEMMTGVNAYPLYQDFNTTQNVSIKKAAGMHEFACVQLQNTLMGRGDIIKETTLEIFNTYDSQDHKNGWNRIPMVSLNHEETPVTSPEVDLWDEFDRSIGHHFNLSIDLNACTGCGACVIACHAENNVPVVGKEEIRRSRDMHWLRIDRYYSSEDTFSEDDTKKEEFSGLWGDKGSLSGFGELEHPADNPQVAFQPVMCQHCNHAPCETVCPVAASSHGRQGQNHMAYNRCVGTRYCANNCPYKVRRFNWFLYAQNDEFDYHMNDDLGRMVLNPDVTVRSRGVMEKCSMCIQMTQKTILDAKRDGREIKDGEFQTACSAACSSGAIKFGDINDKESEVAKLKEDDRMYHLLESVGTKPNVQYQTKVRNTTEA